atctaccatgtgccatGTAGTCTTCTAGACACTAGGACtaaatcagtgaacaaaatagacaaaaagaaaaaaaaatagacaaaaagtaCTGCTCTCGTGGAATTTATGTTATTCTTTGATTTTCCTCCCGAGTCTCCTTAGAGCATCTGTTGCTAGATGGATGCTCCCGGCAAGTCAGTGATAACACTTTGGAACTGCCTGGTTCCACTAGGAGGGAGGCTTCAGTTAGCTGTAAATCATGCTTTATTCTAGTGCGTGAGCCACCCAATGTGTGACCTTGTATTCTCTCAAGGAACTTTAGAATCagcatatttaaatgtatttaaggtCTAGAGACCAGCTTGGCTGTTTCTGGCTTTAGGGAGGATGGGTGGTGCCAGATGAAGGGCTGTTGAGGCTTGTACACAGAGTTCTGCAAATGCAAGGCTCTGAGGGCTCAGCTCCATCCCAGTGAAATGAGAAGTGACAAACCAGTGCTCAGAGCTTAAACCTTTGTCAAGGGTTCTTCTACTCCTATCTTTAAGCGGAGCCCAGTCCCAGCCCTTCTCAGGGCATATGGTAGGCAGGCTTGTGTGTACTTTGGAATGGATCATGCTTGGAAGTTGTTTCCAGGGGTTGAGCTCAGCTCTAGGAAGCTATGGGGTTTACCCTGGAGATCTTGAGTCTGTCTTGGGAACGCAGGCATTTCAGACTTACCTGGTTAAACGGCAGAGGAATTTTTGGGGGGTGATCAGATGGGGAAAACGTACTGAAGGCCCTAGAGGAACGCTGACTTCAGCTCTCCTTagtgttatatatttttcagtttagatCTATATATGTTAATATGAAAAACGAGAAAAAATAGCTTCCTAGTGGTTTTCGATATAAAATCAAGAATTTGTAGTAGTTCAACCCAGGCACTAGCATGGTTTATGATGAACAACTCACCTGAGCTGAGAACATTAATTAATTTGACTGGagctttgtggtacgcgggtctctcactgttgtggcctctcccttgcagagcacaggctccggacgcacaggctcagcggccatggctcacggggcctagccgctccgcggcatgtgggatcttcctggaccggggcacaaacccgtgtcctctgcaccggcaggcggacactcaaccactgcgcctccagggaagccctatcaaacttctttttaaaagcactaGGACGCTGTAGAAGCCAGTGTCATGACAAGGCAAAGAGTGACTTcacgttctctacatctgcatgaGTTAACCCAACAGCTAGAGTTTGGAATCTTATTTTACTTACACTGCAGGAATCTCTTCCACCTTGGAGGCTTCCGGCACAAATCATATTCAGTCCAATCGCAGGGTTATAATTATAGTGGCTTTGATCGTTGCAGATTTTTCTGTCTATGACGGTGACATTGACCTCTCTCAAAATATCAGACGGAGGTGAATTATTGCGAAACCTACCCCACCCTGCAACTTGACACATAGTTCCAGGTTTCACATCATCCCCCAATTTAGGGAGGGGAAGGATAGCCACGTTTTTATTAATTGTTGCTTTTTTGTTCAGCTGTTGGAAGACAAGCAAAAAGTTAACAGAATGAGATAATTAAGAATTtcatccaataaaaataaattaaaaaaactaaaattgtacacttttatttaaattctagCTGAACCCTCAGGgacccccatcccccacccccttacGCAGCTACAGTCTGTAGTTATCGGGGCACTGAGAAAGGTTTCCATGTAGGTGGCCAGACTGTAGGAGCTTCTATACTTTCAATCAAAAGTATAATCAAAGGTTCGTACCTTCAGAAGTTTAAGATCACCCTCATGCGTGTCCTGGTCATAGCATGGATAGGGAAACTCTTTCTTAACAAACATGATCTGTTTTTCAGGCTCTTTCTTGGTTATTGAGTGAACCCCAAGAACGATCTGGGATCTTCTGTTCCTGAAAACAGACACAACACCGTTAATTTGGTTTACTCTTTAAATCAGAAGCTGAGCATATTATGTGCTGATCAGTTTCATTGTCCCATTTGTAAATATGCTTGCTGTGAAAATACTTGTTTGtggctcagaaaaaaatgtgtactttaaagaataaaaagtgaaTTGTTTATGAATTTATCATTACCATTATCATCATGATCACCTGCAGCTTATTTATAACAAGCTAAACTAGTTTCactgaaaaacaaatgataaGAGAATTCCATGGCAGCTAAGCCAAGTCTTGGGATCTTTGTTGGGATTTTACTGCCGTCCCCTCAACCTTGCTTTAGTTGTCATAGAGAATCAGGTTGCAGATGACTGGAAAACAGAGATCTCAGTAGTCTAGAGACAAAAGCAAAAGACACTCGATAGTTGTAGACTAATGCACTGAAGAAATCTTTGTAAGAGAACAGTAGACTTAAATGGGAAAACTTTCAGAGATAGATCGCTTAGTGGAAGACCCTATTTGCATGGCATTGAGTGTGTGTTTGAGGGGATGGTGGTCTGCAGGAGGGTCCCagcattctttccttttattactCCATGCTAAAGGTTCATTTTGGTTAATAAAATCAAGATCCTCTCTGATGCATTAATGATGAAGGCCATTATCACTCACATCTTAGTGTATAAACTACACCAACcatatattcacattgctgtttTTCCATTACACAGCTGATATTAGTCTCACTTAAGATAGTAGAACAGTGCTTTCAGTAGACTATACTTtgatgatgaaatgttctatagATCTGCTCTGTCCAATATGGAGCCCCGTGTAGGCTACTGAGGACTCGAAATGTGGCCAGTGAGACCGAGGACCTAAATTTGTAATTtgatttaactttaattaatGTAAATGTGTATAGCCATAGGTAATTACATAGCCAACATGATAGTGGTTATCATAATAGACAGAAGCTTGATTTAGGTTTAGAAGTTTGATTTAGGAGCAGAGAAAAGACCAGCCCTGGAAGAGGTTTGAAGGCAGTGGTTGACGGTGGTTAAGAGATGGCTGAAGGCGTGAGAAGTTCATAAGAAAAACAGGAAGGCATTCAAAAGAAGCTTTCTCTGCTTGACAGTGGTGCTCAGGCCCCTGAGGGGACACTGAAATTTTCACCCTTCTGCACCATCATGAAGTCAAGATCAGAAGCATCTAGGGAAGCTCTAGGGGAGATCTTCCGGAAGAGCTCTGGTTGATGCTTCCTCATTGGTCGGATTCTTTAGGGCCGAGCCTGGGCTCAACTCCCTTTTGGGGTAAAGCAATTTGTCAAAGATGTAAGCGATGTAAAGATCTTGTGGCTTTAGTGGTATTTACTGTCTTCATTAATATTCCCCCAAGTTAGAATATCTCCACGAATGTTTTTTAAACCCAAGCACTTACAGGTTACAGTGAGCTGCAGTCAATACCCAGTCTTTTGCAATCAAAGCCCCGGCACAGATACTTTTCTCTTGAAGAAGCACCATGTAGGGTCTTGAATGAGGAGTCACTTCATTTCCTCCAATAATTTTTGCACAGagatctgttaaaaagaaaaagacaagtcaTATCAGTGACCCCTCCAAAGAGTTCTACCTAAAGCCATGTTTCTAAGACTAGACACgcatttcccacttagagacgaGGGGAGATGAGGGCATCCTCCCCATCTTCATGTGGATTTCAGATATCTGAATGTAAATCCCATTCCTGTTGGACTTTCTGAGAAGGTCTTGCTCTTTCATCCGCAGAAACCATGCCTTTGGCCGTTCCAGGGATTATCAGGCTGGAAATCTGTCACAACCACTGACCTCAGGCCTCAGGGCTTGCAAAGGCAGACAACTGTGCATGGGTTTATACCAGTAACACAAGGAGCCGCTGGTGATGATGACAACCTTGAGTGCTCTCCCACACCTCTCCCTTTCTGGCTAAGTATTAATTTGGGGAAGCAGGGTGGCTTTTAGAAGCTTGAAAACCACTCTTTTTGTCCCAAGCCCTTGCAAAACCCCACAGCTTACAAACTGATATTAGTACCTGTTAGCTGTGAGCCTACCCTTGAGTTCTTTGGTCATTGTGAGACTTTTGCTTATTGAAATTTGCACTCTTCTCACTCATAAATTGAGAGAATAATATCTTTTGCAACTGAAGCTCCCCTTCAATCTCCAGACTGTACCACATGGTTTAATTTAAGCCCTTTTCCaatgaagagaggagagaagatgctATAGGGAGAGAATTCTGCCTTAGTAAAATTTCTTTGGTGATAGAACAAGAGTAGAGATTCACTATTAGCGAACAGTGAGACCAAAGCACGAGGCAAACCATACACGTTGGTTGAGAGGATCTTATGCCCGTGTGATATACTCTCAGCATCACCTTCCTACACCAGATGTTCTTGGATTCTCCCCAAACATTTCTCCTGACTATTGGCTGGGACTCAGGTTTGCTTCAATAGGGCACAGTGCCTGTTACTCCATTATTAAAGCTAACTCATTGCCAGATTTACAATGAGGTGTAAATGATgagagtgggggaaggggaagttggTTTCCAGAAGGGAGTTGGGAAGGAGAAGTCCTAGACTCTAGAAGTAAAAAGATAAGGAACTTAGAGAAACCAAGAGAACTTCACCTACATCTCAATTTTCCTGGGGTGTATCACAAATAGATGGATTTCAAAGATGCATCTTTGGACCGTCTGGGCTGCAGAAATCATAAACTCAGTATAATAGTTCGTTTTGCAGAGTCCTGTGTTTGGTGAGCACAAATACCACCTCAGAAAAAGTCCCCACATCCCACAACCTAGGATTCGGGAATAGGATTTAGAGCAGGTGAGAAGCTTTTAAAGCTAGCAATTCTTGGTTCCCACCCAGAATcacaataaattaaaatcactGGGGCTGGGATATCAGCATTGTTTCAAACCCTCCAGAGGATTCTAACGTGTAGAAGGATTGAGACCTCCCGTCCAGAGCATCAAGTCTTGCTTTGCTGTGTCTGTTCCTTTTAGGGACCCACATTGCTCTCTCTGACCACAGGAAACAAAGAGTAAGttgcttttgttgtttcctttgaagaaaagataagagtggatttttaaaatctgctctGTTTTCACTGTTGTGGAGGATTTAACGTGCCTGACCATAGTCGTGCTATGCCATACTTATAGTACTCTGCCCACCCTTTTGTTTCTAATGCCCTGTAACcttattatttctaaaacttttaggTGCAAGATAAGCTAGAGAACTTCCTTGGGAATTTTTGGTAAGCTAGGTTGTTGCATCAGCACCTGCCCACCACTTCCATCTCCAAAAGCTGCCAGAATGTGGGGAAAACCCATGGCTGCTCCACATTTGTCAGCACAGTTCAGCCTAGCCCCAGAGTGCTTTTCACTGCCTAGAAAGTTTTTAAGGAACATCTAGAGCTACCCCGGGGCTATTACCCTTCTAGCGATAATCCCATGACTTCTG
This genomic interval from Phocoena sinus isolate mPhoSin1 chromosome 3, mPhoSin1.pri, whole genome shotgun sequence contains the following:
- the GZMA gene encoding granzyme A; translated protein: MRNSSTFLAATLSMVIFLLLIPEDLCAKIIGGNEVTPHSRPYMVLLQEKSICAGALIAKDWVLTAAHCNLNRRSQIVLGVHSITKKEPEKQIMFVKKEFPYPCYDQDTHEGDLKLLKLNKKATINKNVAILPLPKLGDDVKPGTMCQVAGWGRFRNNSPPSDILREVNVTVIDRKICNDQSHYNYNPAIGLNMICAGSLQGGRDSCSGDSGSPLICEGIFRGITAFGLPGKCGDPRGPGVYTLLSKKHLSWIAKTMKHAV